The nucleotide window aacctttggagaatcattgaagaaggtttctatccacatgatccaagcaacttcactcctcgagaagtcgcggacaatcaattcaatgagaatgctctcttcatcattcaagatgcaattccacccgaagacctacctcatcttcgtcccttcgccttggctaAAGATGCATGGCgttgtgtcgtgtctctctaccggggaagcgcaagcattcaacgctccaactatgaagtggtacaagatgaggccgatgagtttgcaatgaaggaagatgaagaacctcgtgagctttatcggagagtaaccaaactcgcggtctcactacgagatcacgggagcaaggacacggatgacaattggatcaagtgcaaattcctcaaggcaatgatgccctaccacaaggccatgtcctccgtcattcgtcaaagaccggacttccacactttgacctcaagcgaagtattggatgagtttgtggccatgaacattttggacaagaccgccgacaatgcggtgctccatTCTCAATGGGCAAAGAAgtctaaccttgcattgaaggccaagctcaccgtggaagaagaagaagaggaagaagaagaggagagcaaccccgaagatacgaagtatgcgtatcatgaacacatggcacttgcttcaaggcaattttggagcaagaaaaactcgaggcccaactttagcaaaaacaactcgagtggcacaaggggcaagcaacgtgtaatgacgtgctacaattgcggcaacgtgagtcatttcgttgcggaatgcccgtatgagaagagggaagataatggtggcaaactcatccgaaaggacaaggccaagtcgttccccaacaagaacaacttcaccaagaagactcctcccaaggctttggttgtgcaagaagagtacaatgaggatgatgacgatgatgaagatgatgagtcggttgccatggcctccgttgccattgcaacaacgtcacgggtgtctctcttcgactcacccaacgagagcatcaccgccaagtgcctcatggctaaagccaccaacaaggtaacctccaacatcaaaactaccatcattaatcatccttcccaaacggatagcattaatgaacctgagggagctaatgtggaggctaacgagtttgaggcctttatgggaaaaatcaagggaaaatccaagaagcactttgttgctctcttggaacaacttggtgaggccaatgacatgatcgaggcccacgaagacaccatctctagatggaagggcatagtcgtgactatgccgatgagatttcggatctttccaatgctcttgaggaagagcttggtcttcgtttggctcttgaggagtcacacaacattgatcatgctaagttaaagaaagattatgatcatgccctcattgtttcgcgtgtgctaaattccgagaaggacaaactcggggttgatcttgctagactcaaagaggagtttgatatacttgacaaggcccacaaggccttgaagggtattcacgctagtctcaaggagtctcatgatcaactccaagtgaagctaactaaggagaaagcaaattttcctcatatggttttaattgataatgcaaatgctactaacccgtgttgtgagcatatacatcttgttgaggaaaatgctaagttgaaggagcaacttgagagaggtcttgNNNNNNNNNNNNNNNNNNNNNNNNNNNNNNNNNNNNNNNNNNNNNNNNNNNNNNNNNNNNNNNNNNNNNNNNNNNNNNNNNNNNNNNNNNNNNNNNNNNNNNNNNNNNNNNNNNNNNNNNNNNNNNNNNNNNNNNNNNNNNNNNNNNNNNNNNNNNNNNNNNNNNNNNNNNNNNNNNNNNNNNNNNNNNNNNNNNNNNNNNNNNNNNNNNNNNNNNNNNNNNNNNNNNNNNNNNNNNNNNNNNNNNNNNNNNNNNNNNNNNNNNNNNNNNNNNNNNNNNNNNNNNNNNNNNNNNNNNNNNNNNNNNNNNNNNNNNNNNNNNNNNNNNNNNNNNNNNNNNNNNNNNNNNNNNNNNNNNNNNNNNNNNNNNNNNNNNNNNNNNNNNNNNNNNNNNNNNNNNNNNNNNNNNNNNNNNNNNNNNNNNNNNNNNNNNNNNNNNNNNNNNNNNNNNNNNNNNNNNNNNNNNNNNNNNNNNNNNNNNNNNNNNNNNNNNNNNNNNNNNNNNNNNNNNNNNNNNNNNNNNNNNNNNNNNNNNNNNNNNNNNNNNNNNNNNNNNNNNNNNNNNNNNNNNNNNNNNNNNNNNNNNNNNNNNNNNNNNNNNNNNNNNNNNNNNNNNNNNNNNNNNNNNNNNNNNNNNNNNNNNNNNNNNNNNNNNNNNNNNNNNNNNNNNNNNNNNNNNNNNNNNNNNNNNNNNNNNNNNNNNNNNNNNNNNNNNNNNNNNNNNNNNNNNNNNNNNNNNNNNNNNNNNNNNNNNNNNNNNNNNNNNNNNNNNNNNNNNNNNNNNNNNNNNNNNNNNNNNNNNNNNNNNNNNNNNNNNNNNNNNNNNNNNNNNNNNNNNNNNNNNNNNNNNNNNNNNNNNNNNNNNNNNNNNNNNNNNNNNNNNNNNNNNNNNNNNNNNNNNNNNNNNNNNNNNNNNNNNNNNNNNNNNNNNNNNNNNNNNNNNNNNNNNNNNNNNNNNNNNNNNNNNNNNNNNNNNNNNNNNNNNNNNNNNNNNNNNNNNNAAAAATAGAACGCAAAAGCTAAAGCTTTACATAATCAGCATAAGGATTTGCTAATGGATTACTAGTAGTACCTATACTCAAGAAAAAATTACTAGGGTTACCTTTTGGTACCGTTCGGTTTCACCGTGTGGCAGGCGGTACTCGTTCATGATCCAGCTGCTGCGGAGGCCCTTGGGTGCCTTGCCGACGTAGAAGACGAGCGTCTTCTTGAGGCCGATGGAGCGGTTTCCCTCCACGACTTTCACCATCCTGTCCGCCCCCGTGGCCTTCCAGTACCCCGACGGCGTCACCCTGTTCGGCCGGTCGCCGTTCCGGTACTTGCGGTCCCGAGGCACGTAGAAGAACCACTCCTTGTCCCCGATCGACGCCAGTGCTGCCATGATTTATGCCCGCAATACAATCGACCCGTGCACCCATGGAGATGGGGAGAGGCGGGAAAGGAAAAGGTGAGAATGAAGGTGGAGGTCACATGAAATCAACGAGACGAGTTAATTAAAGGGATCTCGAGTCACATGCATGAAATCATGTACGCGGTGGGAAGCTAGCCATGATTATAATTAGGTGGATTCGTCGTTGGGCAGTACCGGGGAGATCCCATGGGTCGTAGCGGTAGAGGTCGACGGAGGCGATGAGGTCGATGTTGAAGCGCTTGCCGTCCACCTTGCGACGGAGGTAGAACTCGATCAGCTCCTCCTCCGTCGGGTGGAAACGGAACCCGGGCATCACCGTCTCCACGTGCTCGCCGCCGTGCTGCAGCTGCCCGCCGTCCACCTCCCCGTCGTGCTGCTGGTGGTGGTGGTCTGGCACAGATCCCCCCATGGTGGTCGTCGGCCTTGATCGAGTCATCTCGCCTCCCTCCCTATCGAATACCCTGCCTCCGCCGGCGCCCTTTATAGCAGAAGCAAGCTAGGtagagggagaagaggaggactgGAGAAGCACTAGTCCTAGCTTGTACAAGGCGCTAGCTACACCACTAGCCCTAGCTACACATACACGGCGCCACACACAGTGACACAGCCAAACAGGACTGGACTGCACAGCGTTGTGGAGAATGAGACTCTGATTGGTGCAAGTGGTACTCATCTAGCTGGTGGTGGTcttggagagagagagagagagagagagagagagagagagagagagagagagagagagagagagagagagagagagagagagagagagagagagagagagagagagagagagagagagagagagagagagagagagagagagagagagagagagagagagagagagagagagagagagagagagagagagagagagagagagagagagagagagtagttGAATAAAACTTTTTTGCTTCCAAAAAAGTGTAGTTAAAACTTAGACAGCAGCAGGCTAGAAGAGGACCTGTTGATGTGTACTTGCCGAATTAATGGCTGTTACTTTTAGATAAGTTAGGGATTGGAGAGATAAGAGATACCGATCACCGCTTAATAGTTACTAATTCTTAGTACATGTATCTCTGTACGTCTTGCACTGCAAGCGCCCCAGGTAAAAAGGAGGCTACATTGTACGCACTAGCTCTGCTACAGTTGTCGTACTAGAAGTAACATTAGCTGAGGAGAGTTAGAACACTTGTAAGAAGGGAGGCGACGATGGAGGGGTTGAAGGGGACCTCGCCTCCATGGAAAGCGAGATTAGCGGTCGCACATAAATTGGAGCAGCGACGTGTACTTGTATACTAGCCCTAGCTTGGATCATCGGATATGGAGAGATAAAATCGTTATTTTTCACTGCGTGTATATAGTCAGCCAGCTAAGTCGATATACGTACGGGAATGCTAAAAGTCCGACGTTCGGTTTGTAACGGAATCCTATATGTATACCCACGTTCGTGGAGAGGGACGAAAAGTACGGTACATTTCCTCATGCGCCCTCTTAATGCaacaaaacaatctttctcgcTCTCCTTTATATAGGAGTATAAAACAAATCACTATAACCATACGACAAGTTCAAGTGCTGGGAACAACCTCTAGTAACTAAATTTCCAGAGCTTCACTCCTATGCTAGAAATGAATTTGAGACTTTGGAACAAGCTATCAGCTGCCAGGATTTGTCAGTACTTTTCCACACACCCATGTCACAACAGGGCTTACCAGCAGTACAATCTACTCCTTCAGCATCTGCAACATAGACATGCATCCAGCAACCCAGATGAATGGATCATTCTTGGATCTAGCAAAGGATACTCATCCATCAAAATGTACCACCACATGAGAGGACCTAGCATGGTACACCCTATTTTCCAACAGATCTGGAAAACATCTTGCAGGCTGAGGCATAAGATCTTCATCTGGCTACTCCTCCATGACATGATTAACACAAGAAACCTCCTCAACAGAAAGACCATGCATCTAGATAACTATAATTGTGCTCTCTGCTCTGACAATACTGAGAAAACCCTGCCCCACCTCTTCTGGAACTGCCCATTTGCACTCCAATGTTGGGAGACCATCATTCCTTCTAAACTCAGAGGCATCTCCACTTTTGATGATTTTCAGCTGGCCATAGCACAACTACCACAAGACATTGCATTAGACATTGTTTCTATGGGTTGTTGGAGTATTTGGTCCATTAGGAATGATAAGATCTTTAGAGCAGCAGCACCACACATACAGGGATGGAAGTTTTATCTCCAAGAAGGCCTATGGGCAGCCCAGATCAAAGCAAAGCACTCCAAAGATGATAAGATTAGGTCCTGGATCACACAGAACATTTAAATAGTTTTCATGTTTCATAAGACTGGCGTATGGTGATCCCCTTTTGTAAGAACTTTTTGTTGTACATTTTTTTAATATAATATACCGGAGAACTATTGTTCTACGGTTTTCTGGTAAAAAAATTCAAGTGCTGGAAAGAAATATAAGTCGGCTAAGACAAAAAAACAAACATGTCCAAAAGGAAAAGAAAGGTGATACAAGGCTCGATGGACCTGCCAGAGTACTAGCTAAGCGACGAAGCCAGGCGTCGTTCTACCACACACAGAGTATCAATCCTGCCGCCTAGTGGCTCCTTGTCCCGCTGCCTAGGAAGCATGTGTCAGTGTTGCAAGAACGTTGGAAATTTAAACACAGAGTCAGTGGCACGTCGCAAAAAAACTCTCTCAGCCACCATCTTGTTACACGTCATCTAGAGAGAAAAGCCAATGCCACGAACACTAACCTGAAGAGGCATCTCCTCCTACCAGTACGGTTGGCCTACACTTCTAGAAATTGTCTGATGTCCGGAGCCTGCCATTTAGGCCCCAGAGCCTCTTGGACAAAGCTCCATAGGAAGAGGGAAAGGGGCGGGAAAAGAAAATGTGGATCTCGGACTCGGGGACACCACACAGGGCGCACAACACATCACCAGGGCCATGGTGCTTGGCCACCTCCGTCCCCGAGGGGAGGCGTTCGTGCAAAGTTGCCAAAAGAAGATCTTGATCTTTAGGGGAAGCGGTGCTTTCCATAGTCCATGCTAGAATTAGGGCACGATATGCTGATCCAGCAAAAAAGCCCCTCGAAGGCTCTAACAAAGACACCACATAAGGGGAGTCCACCAGTATGGGCGGAAGGGCCGCTCGCAACGCAACCCAATCTAAAGTTTCCTCCAAGCCAAATGTTTGTCGGGACAGGATGTTCCAAGTCCCATTGCGGGAGGATGAGGCAATGAAAAGCATCGGGAACGAGCATATGAAGAAAAAAAATAGGGAATTTGGCACGAAACGGGGCCCTACCAAGCTACAGGTCCAACCAAAAGAGGATCCCATCTCGGTAGTCCCAAGATGAATCTAATGCTTGATCAACTAGGGAGATTTCCAAACTGGGAGCCCTCCCCAATATCGTAAGCCATAAGAGGGCGGCCCTGAAGATACTTAGCTTTAATAAGCTGTAGCTAGACCCTGTAGCAAATAAAAAATTGTAGCTagaccccctccccctcctccctgaGGATCCGCCACACCCATCTCGTCATAAGGGCCACATTCGTGTGGTGGGATCCAAAATACCTAGACCACCTTGGTCCCTAGAGAAGCAGGTATCCGCACACTTCACCATATGGTGTTTTTGGCGGTCGTTGGCCACCAGAAGAACAATGATAGATCCTTATCGAATGAGCTATGAACATCTTCCGGCGGAATATACAACCTATCATAAACATGGAAGGCCAGATATTAAGAGTCGATGAGCATGAAGTTTCTCCCTTTGAAAGTCAACCCCTCGCACCACAGCTCCGCCCTGGATGCAACCCGCCCCATAAGCGGGTCAAAGTCCTGAATCTAGATCCTAGATTTAGAAAGCGACATCCCCAAGTATGCGTTGGGGAAGGCAGGCAACCTACAATTGAGGTTGTCCATAATCCGCTGCTGATTCGTTTGCAAATAACACAAGACCACAACTTCGCTCTTATCTTATTTGATCTTGAGGCCTCACATGGCCTCAAAGCAGAGAAAGAAGGAACTTGAGATTGATGATATATCAATCTTAGATCCCTCCACCATGCTCATGGTACCGTCTGCTTACTGGAGATGAGTAGCCCACGAGCAGCGAACACCTCAGACAAGGCAGACGAATTCATGGGGTTTAATAGGTCCACTATGATGGCTGCGTTTGGTAGTGGTGTGCTACTTGTGAGCTGTGCTGGGatttttcccgaagaggaagggtgaagcAATATAGTAATGGATAAGTATTTTCCTCGGtgagaaccaaggttatcgaaccaataggagaaccatGCAAATCCTAGTGAACGGTATCTACACACACAAGAGCAGATACTTGCACTCAACGCaggcaagagggttgtcaatccccttgaactTGTTACTTGCAAGGATCGAATCTGGTAGTGGTAGATATATAAATTGCGAAGTAAAATAAAAAATGCATCAAGGTATTTTTTTTTGTTTACATAATATGataaaagtagacccgggggccattgttggggaacgtagtaatttcaaaaaaattcctacgcacacgcaagatcaaggtgatgcatagcaatgagaggggagaatgttgtctacgtaccctcgtagaccagcaacggaagtgttgacacaacatagaggaagtagtcgtacgtcttcccgatccgatcgatccaagtaccgaacgtacggcacctccgagttctgcacacgttcaactcggtgacgtccctcgagttccgatccagcaaaatattgagggagagtttcatcagcacgacggcgtgatgacggtgatgcttcgcctaagaaccgctacaatatgaccgaggtggaatatggtggaagggagcaccgcacacggctaaggaacgatcacaatgatcaacttgtgtgtcatggggtgctcccttgcctcagtatataaaggagggagagggggaggtgcggccagccctaagggtgcgcctggaggagttcTACTCcaaccaggagtaggactcccccctcttgccttgttggaaaaggaaggaggaagggagaaagaggaaaggggggcgccgcccccccttccttgtcctattcggactaggggggaggggggcgcgcggcctgccctggccggccctcctcttctcccttatggcccatgtaggcccaataaccccagggggggttccggtaaccccccggtactccggtaaaatcccgatttcacccggaacatttccgatatccaaatataggcttccaatatatcaatctttatgtctcgaccatttcgagactcctcgtcatgtccgtgatcacatctaggactccgaacaaccttcggtacatcaaaacacaaaaac belongs to Triticum urartu cultivar G1812 chromosome 7, Tu2.1, whole genome shotgun sequence and includes:
- the LOC125521436 gene encoding NAC domain-containing protein 35-like, which gives rise to MTRSRPTTTMGGSVPDHHHQQHDGEVDGGQLQHGGEHVETVMPGFRFHPTEEELIEFYLRRKVDGKRFNIDLIASVDLYRYDPWDLPALASIGDKEWFFYVPRDRKYRNGDRPNRVTPSGYWKATGADRMVKVVEGNRSIGLKKTLVFYVGKAPKGLRSSWIMNEYRLPHGETERYQKVTLVIFS